TTACGATCAGCATCGCAGGGTTTCAGAATATTGTGAGCATGCCCACGGCCGATCAGAACTATATCCTGACGCGGACTTTCCGGAGTCCTGGGGTTACGCTGGCTACGCTAAATGCTCAACGTACGATCGGTGATGAGAATCAGAGCATCCAGTACTTTGACGGGCTGGGCAGGCCGAGCCAGAGCGTCCAGCTAATGGCCAGTCCAACCTATAAAGACATTGTACAGCATATTGAGTATGATGGATTTGGAAGGGAGAGCGTCAAATATCTTCCCCACGTGAAGAATGTATCAGGAGACGGTAGCTTTAAGACGACGGCGAAGTCTGACCAACAGGCTTACTATGCTACATCCAATACCTGGGATGGTGCTGTGACAAAGACCGCGAGTCCCTATGCAGTTACTGTTTTTGAGAACAGCCCGCTGAACCGTGTGCAGCAGCAGGGCGCCCCGGGTGTACCCTGGCAACCGGCAGCCAACCGCGATAATGTAACTGCGGGCACCAACGCGGGCCGTACGGTGGTGACCGATTATGGTACCAACGGTACCAATGATGTGCGGTTGTGGACCATCAACAGTACGGATAATGGTGCCACAGCAGGGTATTATACTGCCGGGAAACTCTATAAGACGGTGATCAAGGATGAGAACTGGGTGTCGGCAAATGGCAAGGGCGGTACCGTGGAGGAATATAAGGATTTCGAGGGGCGTGTTGTACTCAAGCGGGTGTGGGAAACGGACAGCAAGAAACTGGAAACGCAGTATGTGTACGACGACTTTGGAGACCTGCGGTATGTGATCCCACCGGGATTCCCTTCCACGACTACTACATTGACAGAGGCCACCAGCGGTGATTTCCATGAGCTGGTGTATGCCTACCGGTATGATGGAAAGCGGAGACTGATCGAGAAGAAGATTCCCGGAAGGGGCTGGGATCACCTTGTTTATAACAAAAATGACCAGCTGCTGCAGGAACAGGATGCCGAGCTGCGGCAGACCAATAAATGGCGTGTGACCAAATATGATGCTTTTGGACGTGTGGTGGTGACGGGTATCCATCAGGGCAGCAATCCGAGGCAGGTAGAGCAGGATTACATCAACAACGAAACCGCGCTCTGGGAGACCCGCTTAGCGGGCCAGGCCAGCTACAGCAATGTGTCTTATCCCCGTGAGAACTTTACGGCGCGTACGGTGAACTATTACGATGACTACAGCTTTGAAAATGCGGGGCAGCTTCCATCAAAGAATATCACGGTGAGCACAAAGACCAAATCGCTGCTGACGGGTGTGCTTGTTTATAAAGAAGACGGTACGGCACCCCTGCTGACAGTGAATTATTACGATGATTATGGACGTGTGATCCAGTCTGCTTCCAAGAACCACCTTGGTGGAACGGACTATGTGACCAACGAATACAATTTTCCAGGACAGGTAGTCAAGAGCACCAGAGTTCATACGCCTTCCACCGGAGCGGTGGTGACTATTATCACGACCAATGAATATGACCATGTGGGCAGGCTGGTACAGACCAAGAAGAAAGTCAACGGGCAGGATGAGGTGATCCAGAGCAGGCTCGCCTACAATGAGATCGGTCAACTGAAGACCAAGTCGCTGCACAGTGAGAACGGTGGCAGCAACTTTATGACGAGTATTGGTTATGCCTACAACGAACGGGGTTGGCAGACTAAGGCAAGCTCGGCGCAGTTCACCTCCCAGCTGAACTATAATGTCAATGGTACCACGGTGCTTTCTAATGCCCAGTACAATGGCAATATCGCGCAGCAGCTGTGGGGTTACGCCGCTACCACGAACAGCACATTCACCTATGTTTACGATGCGCTGAACCGGTTGAAGAGCGGAGTGAGTACCGGAACGGTGATGAGTGAGGCACTGACCTACGATGATATGGGCAATATCAGAACCCTTATCCGTGATAATGGTACGGCGATTTCCTACAACTATAACAATACCAATAAGAGTAATAGGCTGGCCAGTCTATCGGGTGGGGTAACAGGCTCATTCACGTATGACCTTAACGGGAATGCGACGAAGGACCGTACGGGGATGACCCTGAGCTACAATTACCTCAACCTACCCAAAACAGTGACGGGCACAGGTAAGAGCATTGCCTACACCTATGATGCGTCGGGTGCTAAGCTCAACCGCAAGTCTACTGTTGGCGGTATTACTACTGAGCAGGACTATATCGGTGGGATTGAATACAGCAAAGCTAGTGGAGCTACTCCATTGATCGAACGTATCGCTACAGAGGATGGCTTTCTATTGAACAGTTCAGGAAACTATAGTTACTATTACAATCTGACGGATCATCTGGGCAATGTGCGGGTGGTACTCAAGAAAGATGGTACGACTACAGCACCGGTTGCCACAGTGATGCAGAAGCAGGATTACTATCCATTCGGTAAGACGAAATCGATTGCAACGAGTATCAATAATAAGTATCTTTATAATGGCAAGGAGATGCAGACGGACCTAAATGGCGGGACGCATACCTTGGGAGGTTCTTATGTACTGGAAGGACAGCTCGATTACGGGGCGAGGTTCTATGATGCTGAGATAGGGCGTTGGAATGTTGTAGATCCAATGGCTGAACAGATGAGGCGGCATTCGCCTTATAACTATGCTTTTGATAATCCTATCAGATTTATAGATCCGGATGGAAGAGCTCCGCAGTGTGCAGGGTGCCCACCAAGAAATCAAAAATTACCATTTTCAGCATCAACTTTGAATGCGACCTCGAAAGGTCTTGATAAAATAATTAATTCCTTTAATTTTGAACCTAGTTTAAAAGGCTCCGTATATTCTTTTAAAGGGGGAGTACAAGCTGGTCCTCTCAAAGCTAAAGTTGGAGGAAGTGTTTTAGAAGGTAGCGTGTCAACGAATAAAGAGAAAACGACTGCAACGGGTAAATTCGCTAATCTAGAAGGGACAATTGGTTTCGCTTCAATAAAAGCTGAGGGTAACGTTTCAGCGGCAGAAGGGAATCTTTCTGTAAAACATAAGAATCTAAAAGTTGGTTTTGAAGG
The Sphingobacterium multivorum genome window above contains:
- a CDS encoding DUF6443 domain-containing protein, giving the protein MKNNFLILLSLLGAGAVQGQTLVDNLTLSSYSNQTNIQALKSITLTNGFYIPAPAAGKTITISIAGFQNIVSMPTADQNYILTRTFRSPGVTLATLNAQRTIGDENQSIQYFDGLGRPSQSVQLMASPTYKDIVQHIEYDGFGRESVKYLPHVKNVSGDGSFKTTAKSDQQAYYATSNTWDGAVTKTASPYAVTVFENSPLNRVQQQGAPGVPWQPAANRDNVTAGTNAGRTVVTDYGTNGTNDVRLWTINSTDNGATAGYYTAGKLYKTVIKDENWVSANGKGGTVEEYKDFEGRVVLKRVWETDSKKLETQYVYDDFGDLRYVIPPGFPSTTTTLTEATSGDFHELVYAYRYDGKRRLIEKKIPGRGWDHLVYNKNDQLLQEQDAELRQTNKWRVTKYDAFGRVVVTGIHQGSNPRQVEQDYINNETALWETRLAGQASYSNVSYPRENFTARTVNYYDDYSFENAGQLPSKNITVSTKTKSLLTGVLVYKEDGTAPLLTVNYYDDYGRVIQSASKNHLGGTDYVTNEYNFPGQVVKSTRVHTPSTGAVVTIITTNEYDHVGRLVQTKKKVNGQDEVIQSRLAYNEIGQLKTKSLHSENGGSNFMTSIGYAYNERGWQTKASSAQFTSQLNYNVNGTTVLSNAQYNGNIAQQLWGYAATTNSTFTYVYDALNRLKSGVSTGTVMSEALTYDDMGNIRTLIRDNGTAISYNYNNTNKSNRLASLSGGVTGSFTYDLNGNATKDRTGMTLSYNYLNLPKTVTGTGKSIAYTYDASGAKLNRKSTVGGITTEQDYIGGIEYSKASGATPLIERIATEDGFLLNSSGNYSYYYNLTDHLGNVRVVLKKDGTTTAPVATVMQKQDYYPFGKTKSIATSINNKYLYNGKEMQTDLNGGTHTLGGSYVLEGQLDYGARFYDAEIGRWNVVDPMAEQMRRHSPYNYAFDNPIRFIDPDGRAPQCAGCPPRNQKLPFSASTLNATSKGLDKIINSFNFEPSLKGSVYSFKGGVQAGPLKAKVGGSVLEGSVSTNKEKTTATGKFANLEGTIGFASIKAEGNVSAAEGNLSVKHKNLKVGFEGETIKREGKATLGKEGFQMNYDNSTKLGVDINISAVTLQTSVNLGELTEGVSEVIQNGAKLITEYFDSKLNLNESLFPKLK